In the Silurus meridionalis isolate SWU-2019-XX chromosome 6, ASM1480568v1, whole genome shotgun sequence genome, one interval contains:
- the snapc2 gene encoding snRNA-activating protein complex subunit 2, protein MKPPSRRRITPSRFSDSRNTESIKRLRPECDRQEMRSLLLALKQQNRLNSELDFLALRKKVPKWSLLQIQNMIKFLRKSVLQRVYMQVHKQRREEQKNKVPTELWGELAQKMAGVHEETISSAFSQMLVIASTEPCSLSHSDPPRNTDSQGPLSSGLRTVPLRSMPKSHASSPPPVMILPGQANKTPQSHKKDAVPSQSTQTTTVTSSFTDTEAEHSELPQETEPTEVPATPSTSATRKALLNQQVSKPTPPVSASSAVPSNADHQDKQPGCAEQLWQYRPMGANSVVDFEKIYQFLCNIILQKNTQPLTAMESAVLLDLLMSLPEELPLLNCKELQHHLLQVYPRLSTPAARLSTDQGPSFANSTSTRGAEQQTSLSDQNAKGPIEFLQTRSVQSTGVECVQEGAVKATELPIFAGDFEGQSPAIKLADKGDWATAGLCPLNPFMLPLALLKRQ, encoded by the exons ATGAAGCCTCCATCCCGCCGCCGGATTACACCATCTCGTTTTTCAGACTCAAGAAACACAGAATCAATAAAAAGGCTTCGTCCTGAGTGTGATCGTCAGGAAATGCGGAGTCTTCTACTTGCCCTAAAACAACAAAATAGGTTAAATTCAGAACTGGATTTTTTGGCACTTCGTAAGAAAGTTCCAAAATGGTCTCTGCTTCAG ATCCAGAACATGATCAAGTTTTTGAGGAAGAGTGTACTGCAAAGAGTATATATGCAGGTTCATAAACAGAGACGtgaggaacaaaaaaataaagtgccaACAGAACTATGGGGAGAACTAGCACAGAAAATGGCTGGTGTCCATGAGGAAACAATATCTTCTGCCTTCTCTCAA ATGCTGGTAATTGCTTCCACAGAGCCGTGCAGCCTCAGCCACTCGGATCCCCCACGCAATACCGACTCTCAGGGCCCTCTATCAAGTGGCTTGCGTACTGTACCTCTGAGGTCAATGCCTAAATCCCACGCTAGCTCACCTCCTCCAGTGATGATTTTGCCTGGACAAGCCAATAAAACCCCTCAATCACACAAGAAGGATGCAGTACCCAGCCAGTCTACTCAAACCACCACAGTCACATCTTCTTTTACCGATACTGAAGCAGAGCATAGTGAGTTGCCGCAAGAAACAGAGCCAACCGAAGTCCCTGCCACGCCATCCACATCAGCCACCCGTAAAGCACTTTTAAATCAACAGGTCTCAAAACCAACACCACCAGTGTCTGCTTCAAGTGCAGTGCCATCCAACGCTGATCACCAAGATAAGCAGCCTGGATGTGCAGAGCAACTCTGGCAATATAGACCAATGGGGGCAAATAGTGTAGTTGATTTTGAAAAGATATACCAATTTTTGTGCAACATCATTCTCCAAAAGAACACTCAACCTCTTACTGCTATGG AAAGTGCAGTGCTTCTGGACCTGTTGATGTCATTACCTGAAGAGCTCCCCTTGCTGAACTGTAAGGAACTGCAGCATCATCTACTACAAGTTTACCCCCGTCTGAGCACACCTGCAGCGAGGCTCAGCACAGATCAGGGGCCTTCATTTGCTAATTCCACATCAACTAGAGGAGCAGAACAGCAAACATCCCTATCTGATCAGAATGCAAAAGGACCAATTGAATTTTTACAAACACGGAGTGTACAGTCTACAGGGGTAGAGTGTGTTCAGGAGGGAGCAGTAAAGGCAACAGAATTACCAATATTTGCTGGAGATTTTGAAGGCCAATCACCAGCAATAAAGTTAGCAGATAAAGGTGATTGGGCCACTGCTGGTCTGTGTCCACTAAATCCATTCATGTTGCCACTAGCCCTTCTGAAGCGACAGTAA
- the nat16 gene encoding histidine N-acetyltransferase: MKIENSLICLPEVPPHTGLQFTVATEEDFDDIMAISQGIYGGLDYLPTRYQAWLQETNRIVILARKQGKVIALESVCVIDNGETMLVEGLRVAPQERGKGVARVLLRFCSQLVKSKYPEVKVTRLTRDDQLGPKDFQKYRLITKQGILLVRFRAEDLKLRLADLGHNVGIEGDDLAPFSIPVRLEVPDVQQLFLSNEAMQDLLPNGTIVQDWQPFKPMSSNMEILLKKDIDWMVDDTCCPSMASLCTSPFHVPIGEDWYYLNIDMFGKDLGLAVQQLLCHLRRHTSTLKGHVMCQVFLDPPLWKPMVDFFRETLKVELVKEYTEQCVVESDLV, from the exons ATGAAGATTGAGAACAGCCTGATTTGCCTCCCAGAGGTGCCTCCTCATACTGGACTACAGTTCACTGTGGCTACCGAGGAAGATTTTGATGACATTATGGCCATAAGCCAGGGTATCTATGGTGGTCTAGACTACCTTCCCACCCGCTATCAGGCCTGGCTGCAGGAGACAAACCGTATTGTCATTCTCGCTCGCAAGCAAGGCAAAGTG ATTGCACTTGAGTCAGTATGTGTTATTGACAATGGAGAAACTATGCTGGTGGAAGGGCTCCGTGTGGCCCCTCAGGAGAGGGGCAAGGGAGTTGCTCGGGTGCTGCTCCGATTCTGCTCTCAGCTTGTTAAATCCAAGTATCCTGAAGTTAAAGTGACCAGACTGACCAGAGATGATCAGCTGGGGCCCAAGGACTTCCAGAAGTACAGGCTCATTACTAAACAG GGAATCCTGCTGGTACGTTTCCGTGCTGAAGACCTAAAGTTACGCCTTGCTGATCTTGGGCATAATGTAGGTATTGAAGGAGATGACCTGGCACCTTTCAGCATCCCAGTGAGGTTAGAGGTTCCAGATGTCCAACAGCTTTTTCTGAGCAATGAGGCAATGCAAGACTTACTACCCAATGGCACCATTGTGCAAGACTGGCAGCCATTCAAGCCCATGTCCAGCAACATGGAGATCCTGCTAAAGAAAGATATCGATTGGATGGTGGATGACACATGCTGCCCATCTATGGCCAGCCTGTGCACTTCCCCCTTTCATGTACCAATTGGTGAAGACTGGTACTACCTCAACATTGACATGTTTGGTAAAGATCTGGGTTTGGCTGTGCAGCAGCTCCTATGTCACCTAAGGCGCCACACTAGCACACTGAAGGGCCATGTTATGTGCCAGGTTTTCCTGGATCCACCATTGTGGAAGCCCATGGTTGATTTCTTCAGGGAGACCTTGAAAGTGGAGCTGGTGAAAGAATACACCGAGCAGTGTGTAGTGGAATCCGACTTGGTGTAG